The Cellulophaga lytica DSM 7489 nucleotide sequence AGATGATTTGTACCCATTACTTGCTTTAAACTATTTTGGGCTCCTTGTCGGAATTGTTTTTTTACTTGGGATAATTGCAGCTGCATTTTCTAGTGCAGACTCTGCCTTAACTGCATTAACCACTTCTTTTTGTATTGATATTTTAAACATCAGAAAAACAAAAACGGTGCAGAAAAAAACTAGACTTTACGTACACATAGGGTTTACAATGCTAATGTTTTTAGTAATTATTGTATTTAACTCTTTTAACGATGCTAGCGTTGTTAGTGCTGTTTTTAAGGTTGCAGGCTTTACCTATGGCCCAATTTTAGGTTTGTATTCTTTTGGTTTAATAACACGCAAAAAAGTAAAAGATAAACTTGTACCTTTAATTTGCATTATTGCCCCTATACTATCTATCATTTTAAATTACAATTCAGAAAAATGGTTTAACGGCTTTAAATTTGGCTTTGAGATTTTAATAGTAAATGCAATTTTAACTATGCTGGGCCTATGGCTAATAACTATAAAACCTAAAACTTCTTTGAACTAAACACCTATACAAATGAAAACAAAAATAGTAACCACTTTTTTACTTACCCTACTTTTAGGCATAGCCGTAAAAGGACAAGAAAAAGTTACCTCACCAGAGTTTTTAAAATATACAAATAGCAAATGGGTAGACTCTGTAATGAAAAGTTTAACTCCAAAGGAAAGAATTGGTCAACTAATGTTTGTTGCTGCCTACTCTAACAAGGGAATTGAACATGAGAAAGAAATTTTAGAAACAATACAAAAATGGAATATTGGAGGTTTGGTATTTTTTCAAGGAGATCCTGTTACTCAAGTTAAACAAATGAATAGCTACCAAAAACAAGCTAAAACTCCTTTACTAGGAGCTATTGATGCAGAATGGGGTTTGGGTATGCGTTTAGATAGCACAATTAGTTACCCTTATCAAATGGCTCTTGGCGCTATACAAAACAACAACTTAATTTACAAAATGGGTACTGAGGTTGCGAGGCAAATAAAAAATACCGGTTTACATTTAAATTTTGCTCCTGTTGCAGACGTTAACAATAATCCAGATAATCCTGTAATTAACTACCGCTCTTTTGGTGAAGATAAATACAAAGTGGCTCAAAAAAGTATTGCTTATATGCAAGGTATGCAAAATGCAGGCCTGTTAACTACAGCTAAACACTTTCCTGGACACGGAGATACTAATACTGACTCTCATTACAAATTACCACAAATTAACCACTCATTAGAACGCTTAAATAATTTAGAACTTTACCCTTTTAAAGAACTAATAAATGCAGGATTAAATGGTGTTATGGTTGCTCATTTAAATATTCCTGCACTAGATGCATCTGAAAAACCTTCTACTCTTTCTAAAGCAATAGTAACAGACTTATTACAAAACAAACTAGGTTTTAGTGGTTTAATTATTACCGATGCAATGCGTATGAAAGGTGTTACTAACAACAACAAACCTGGTATTGTAGATAAAGAAGCAGTACAAGCGGGTAATGATGTATTAGAACTTACACAAAATGTTGCTAAAGCAATTACAGAGATAGAAAATGCAGTTAAAAACAATAGTATTTTACAAGCCGATATTGACAATAGAGTTCGTAAAATATTAGCCGCAAAACAATGGGCCGGACTCCATAACTACAAACCCACTCCTAACAAAAATTTAGTACATAACTTAAATAATGCTAATGCTAAATTGTTAAAAAGACAATTGGTAGAAGCTTCTTTAACGGTACTTAAAAATGACGACGACGTAGTGCCATTACAAAAATTAGACACTTTAAATATTATGTCTATTTCTATTGGTGACTCTTTAACTACAAAGTTTCAAAAAACTTTAGGTTTATATGACAATGTAAAACATTTTAATATTGGCAATGATATCAACCCTGCTACAATAGACAAATTAAAAAAGGCTATTAACAACCATAATCTAATTTTGTTAGGTATACACGACTCTAGCGCTTTTCCAAAAAATAAAATTAGTTTTTCTAATACACTATTAAAGTTTATTGAAGGCTTACCCTTTAATAAAACAGTGGTTACTTACTTTAAAAATCCATATTCAATAGCCAAAATTAAAAATATAGAAAAAGCCAAGAGCTTAATACTAACCTACCAAGATAGTAAAACTACACAAGACATTGCTGCCCAACTTATATTTGGAGGAGCCTCTGCAAACGGCAAACTACCTGTTAGTATAGGATCAAAATTTAAAGCAGGAGCAGGATTAACAACAGCTAAAAAAATTAGATTTAAATACACATTACCAGAAGATGCTGGTTTAAACTCCAAAACATTAAACTCTGGGATAGACTCTTTAATACAACAAGCCATATCTAACAAAGCAATTCCTGGCGCACAAGTGCTTATTGCAAAAAATGGTAAAGTTGTTTTACACAAAGCTTACGGCACCCACACGTATAGTGACACAACTAAGGTTAAATTATCTAATTTATATGATATTGCCTCAGTTACCAAAATATCATCTGCCCTGCCTGCGCTAATGCATTTACAAGATGCTAACAAGTTTAGTACAGAAAAAACTATTGATGATTATTTACCTTATTTTAAAGGCTCTAACAAAGCAGGTATTCCTTTTAGAGAAATACTAACACACCAAGCTGGTTTTTCTCCTTGGATCCCGTATTGGCAAAACACTTTACGCAAAAACGGGAGTTACAAATGGCACACTATTAAAAGAGATTCATCTGCTCGTTTCCCTATAAAAATAACATCTAATATGTGGTTAAATCGCAACTACAAAAAGAAGGTTTTTAAAGCTATTAAAAAATCACCTGTAAGTGATGTAAAAAAATACAAATACTCTGGATTAGTCT carries:
- a CDS encoding glycoside hydrolase family 3 N-terminal domain-containing protein, giving the protein MKTKIVTTFLLTLLLGIAVKGQEKVTSPEFLKYTNSKWVDSVMKSLTPKERIGQLMFVAAYSNKGIEHEKEILETIQKWNIGGLVFFQGDPVTQVKQMNSYQKQAKTPLLGAIDAEWGLGMRLDSTISYPYQMALGAIQNNNLIYKMGTEVARQIKNTGLHLNFAPVADVNNNPDNPVINYRSFGEDKYKVAQKSIAYMQGMQNAGLLTTAKHFPGHGDTNTDSHYKLPQINHSLERLNNLELYPFKELINAGLNGVMVAHLNIPALDASEKPSTLSKAIVTDLLQNKLGFSGLIITDAMRMKGVTNNNKPGIVDKEAVQAGNDVLELTQNVAKAITEIENAVKNNSILQADIDNRVRKILAAKQWAGLHNYKPTPNKNLVHNLNNANAKLLKRQLVEASLTVLKNDDDVVPLQKLDTLNIMSISIGDSLTTKFQKTLGLYDNVKHFNIGNDINPATIDKLKKAINNHNLILLGIHDSSAFPKNKISFSNTLLKFIEGLPFNKTVVTYFKNPYSIAKIKNIEKAKSLILTYQDSKTTQDIAAQLIFGGASANGKLPVSIGSKFKAGAGLTTAKKIRFKYTLPEDAGLNSKTLNSGIDSLIQQAISNKAIPGAQVLIAKNGKVVLHKAYGTHTYSDTTKVKLSNLYDIASVTKISSALPALMHLQDANKFSTEKTIDDYLPYFKGSNKAGIPFREILTHQAGFSPWIPYWQNTLRKNGSYKWHTIKRDSSARFPIKITSNMWLNRNYKKKVFKAIKKSPVSDVKKYKYSGLVFYLLPTIVEEITSTNFVDYINANFYDKLGATTLTYNPEQKFSHSKIIPTENDFLFRHSTIHGTVHDEGAAMMGGISANAGLFSNANDLAKLMQMYLDMGTYGNEEFISKNTLKQYTSVQFPDNNNHRGIGFDKPYLIYKGENSNTAKDASKESFGHTGFTGTMVWMDPKENVLFVFLSNRVTPTRENRTLYKLNTRTKIQQVIYDAIK